From the genome of Streptomyces sp. NBC_00659, one region includes:
- a CDS encoding class II fumarate hydratase has protein sequence MADGQGEGAYRIEHDSMGEVRVPAEAKWRAQTQRAVENFPVSGQRIERAHIEALARIKGAAAKVNGELGVIAKDVAEAVQEAAAEVAEGRWDAHFPVDVFQTGSGTSSNMNANEVIATLAGERLGRDVHPNDHVNASQSSNDVFPSSIHIAATAAVTRDLVPALEHLAASLERKSREFADVVKSGRTHLMDATPVTLGQEFGGYAAQVRYGVERLEASLPRLAELPLGGTAVGTGINTPPGFSAAVIAEVARATGLPLTEARDHFEAQGARDGIVETSGQLRTIAVGLTKIANDLRWMASGPRTGLAEISLPDLQPGSSIMPGKVNPVIPEAVLMVAAQVTGNDATVAVAGAAGNFELNVMLPVIAKNVLESVRLLANVSRLLADRTVDGIVAHRERAREYAESSPSVVTPLNKYIGYEEAAKVAKKALAERKTIRRVVLESGYVERGDLTEEQLDEALDVLRMTHP, from the coding sequence ATGGCGGATGGCCAGGGCGAAGGCGCGTACAGGATCGAGCACGACTCCATGGGCGAGGTGCGGGTGCCCGCGGAGGCGAAGTGGCGGGCGCAGACGCAGCGCGCCGTGGAGAACTTCCCCGTCTCGGGGCAGCGCATCGAGCGCGCGCACATCGAGGCCCTCGCCCGGATCAAGGGGGCCGCCGCGAAGGTGAACGGCGAGCTGGGCGTGATCGCCAAGGATGTCGCGGAGGCGGTCCAGGAGGCGGCCGCGGAGGTCGCCGAGGGGCGCTGGGACGCGCACTTCCCGGTCGACGTCTTCCAGACGGGCTCGGGCACCTCCTCCAACATGAACGCCAACGAGGTCATCGCCACGCTGGCCGGCGAGCGGCTGGGCCGGGACGTCCACCCCAATGACCACGTGAACGCGTCGCAGTCGAGCAACGACGTGTTCCCGTCGTCCATCCACATCGCCGCGACCGCCGCCGTCACCCGCGATCTCGTCCCCGCCCTGGAGCATCTCGCCGCCTCGCTGGAGCGCAAGTCGCGGGAGTTCGCCGATGTGGTGAAGTCGGGGCGCACCCATCTCATGGACGCGACGCCGGTGACGCTCGGCCAGGAGTTCGGGGGCTACGCGGCCCAGGTGCGGTACGGGGTCGAGCGGCTGGAGGCCTCGCTGCCGCGGCTGGCCGAACTGCCGCTCGGCGGCACGGCCGTGGGGACGGGGATCAACACGCCGCCCGGGTTCTCCGCCGCGGTGATCGCGGAGGTGGCACGGGCGACCGGGCTGCCGCTCACGGAGGCCCGCGACCACTTCGAGGCGCAGGGGGCGCGCGACGGGATCGTGGAGACGAGCGGTCAGCTGCGGACCATCGCCGTCGGGCTGACGAAGATCGCGAACGATCTGCGGTGGATGGCCTCCGGGCCGCGCACCGGACTGGCCGAGATCAGCCTCCCGGATCTCCAGCCCGGATCCTCGATCATGCCGGGCAAGGTGAACCCGGTGATTCCCGAGGCGGTGCTGATGGTCGCCGCGCAGGTGACGGGGAACGACGCGACCGTCGCCGTCGCGGGCGCGGCCGGGAACTTCGAGCTGAACGTGATGCTGCCGGTGATCGCCAAGAACGTCCTGGAGTCGGTCCGGCTGCTCGCGAACGTCTCGCGGCTGCTCGCCGACCGCACGGTCGACGGGATCGTCGCGCACCGCGAACGGGCCCGTGAGTACGCGGAGTCCTCGCCGTCCGTGGTGACGCCGCTGAACAAGTACATCGGGTACGAGGAGGCCGCCAAGGTCGCGAAGAAGGCGCTGGCGGAGCGCAAGACGATTCGCCGGGTGGTGCTGGAATCGGGGTACGTGGAGCGCGGGGACCTGACCGAGGAGCAGTTGGACGAGGCCCTGGATGTCCTGCGGATGACACACCCGTAA
- a CDS encoding fumarate hydratase: MPEFAYTDLLPQGEDTTPYRLVTSEGVSTFEADGRTFLKVEPEALRKLAAEAIHDIQHYLRPAHLAQLRRIIDDPEASANDKFVALDLLKNANIAAAGVLPMCQDTGTAIVMGKRGQNVLTEGGDEAALSHGIYDAYKNLNLRYSQMAPLTMWDEKNTGSNLPAQIELYATDGGAYKFLFMAKGGGSANKSFLYQETKAVLNEGSMMKFLEEKIRSLGTAACPPYHLAIVVGGTSAEYALKTAKYASAHYLDEIPSEGSELGHGFRDKELEEKVFELTQKIGIGAQFGGKYFCHDVRVVRLPRHGASCPVAIAVSCSADRQAVAKITAEGVFLEQLETDPAHFLPETTDEHLDEAGDVVKIDLNQPMDDILAELTKYPVKTRLSLSGPLVVARDIAHAKIKERLDAGEEMPQYLKDHPVYYAGPAKTPEGYASGSFGPTTAGRMDSYVEQFQAAGGSKVMLAKGNRSKQVTDACDAHGGFYLGSIGGPAARLAQDCIKKVEVVEYEELGMEAVWKIEVEDFPAFVVVDDKGNDFFSPQELSQPTFTSIPVRQA; encoded by the coding sequence ATGCCTGAGTTTGCGTACACCGATCTGCTCCCCCAGGGAGAGGACACCACGCCGTACCGGCTGGTGACCTCCGAGGGTGTCTCCACCTTCGAGGCCGACGGGCGCACGTTCCTCAAGGTGGAGCCGGAGGCGCTGCGCAAGCTCGCCGCGGAGGCCATCCACGACATCCAGCACTACCTGCGCCCGGCGCACCTCGCCCAGCTGCGCCGCATCATCGACGACCCGGAGGCCTCGGCGAACGACAAGTTCGTCGCCCTGGACCTGCTGAAGAACGCGAACATCGCGGCGGCCGGCGTCCTCCCCATGTGCCAGGACACCGGCACGGCGATCGTCATGGGCAAGCGCGGCCAGAACGTGCTCACCGAGGGCGGCGACGAGGCCGCCCTCTCGCACGGCATCTACGACGCGTACAAGAACCTGAACCTGCGCTACTCGCAGATGGCCCCGCTGACCATGTGGGACGAGAAGAACACCGGCTCGAACCTGCCGGCGCAGATCGAGCTGTACGCCACCGACGGCGGCGCCTACAAGTTCCTGTTCATGGCCAAGGGCGGCGGCTCCGCCAACAAGTCGTTCCTCTACCAGGAGACGAAGGCGGTCCTCAACGAGGGCTCCATGATGAAGTTCCTGGAGGAGAAGATCCGCTCCCTCGGGACGGCCGCGTGCCCGCCGTACCACCTGGCGATCGTCGTCGGCGGCACGAGCGCCGAGTACGCGCTGAAGACCGCGAAGTACGCCTCCGCGCACTACCTGGACGAGATCCCCTCGGAGGGCTCCGAGCTCGGGCACGGCTTCCGGGACAAGGAGCTGGAGGAGAAGGTCTTCGAGCTGACCCAGAAGATCGGCATCGGCGCGCAGTTCGGCGGCAAGTACTTCTGCCACGACGTACGTGTGGTGCGCCTGCCCCGCCACGGCGCGTCCTGCCCGGTCGCGATCGCGGTCTCGTGCTCGGCCGACCGCCAGGCCGTCGCGAAGATCACCGCCGAGGGCGTCTTCCTGGAGCAGCTGGAGACCGACCCCGCGCACTTCCTGCCGGAGACCACGGACGAGCATCTCGACGAGGCCGGCGACGTCGTGAAGATCGACCTCAACCAGCCGATGGACGACATCCTCGCCGAGCTGACGAAGTACCCGGTCAAGACCCGGCTCTCGCTCTCCGGCCCGCTCGTCGTGGCCCGCGACATCGCGCACGCCAAGATCAAGGAGCGGCTGGACGCGGGCGAGGAGATGCCGCAGTACCTGAAGGACCACCCGGTGTACTACGCGGGCCCGGCCAAGACCCCCGAGGGCTACGCGTCCGGCTCCTTCGGCCCGACGACCGCCGGCCGCATGGACTCCTACGTCGAGCAGTTCCAGGCGGCGGGCGGCTCCAAGGTGATGCTCGCCAAGGGCAACCGCAGCAAGCAGGTCACCGACGCCTGCGACGCGCACGGCGGCTTCTACCTCGGCTCCATCGGCGGACCGGCCGCCCGGCTCGCCCAGGACTGCATCAAGAAGGTCGAGGTCGTCGAGTACGAGGAGCTCGGCATGGAGGCCGTCTGGAAGATCGAGGTCGAGGACTTCCCGGCCTTCGTCGTCGTCGACGACAAGGGCAACGACTTCTTCAGCCCGCAGGAACTCTCTCAGCCGACGTTCACAAGCATCCCGGTGCGTCAGGCGTGA
- a CDS encoding DUF1707 SHOCT-like domain-containing protein, which produces MDLQKSPDASAATAAKPAELRASDADRDRITDILREAVAEGRLTAEEHAERVEGVLATKTVGELDQFVRDLPAAHTGRAASAYVSAPNRPTQGAIPAEADDTVVAVFSSAVRKGRWRAGRRIHAYSVFGNVEIDLSEAIFEYQQVVIKAISVFGNVEISVPENVSLRGSGGGVLGNFEVDTLDSGDPDAPVVYVDGLAVLGNVEARPKRGKLIADILDRVTSRVNERVADRLDRSLRKHLDR; this is translated from the coding sequence GTGGACCTTCAAAAGAGCCCCGACGCGAGTGCCGCCACGGCGGCGAAGCCGGCCGAGCTGCGTGCCTCCGACGCCGATCGCGACCGGATCACCGACATCCTGCGCGAGGCCGTCGCCGAAGGGCGCCTGACCGCGGAGGAGCATGCCGAGCGGGTCGAGGGCGTACTGGCCACCAAGACGGTCGGCGAGCTCGACCAGTTCGTCCGTGACCTGCCCGCCGCCCACACGGGCCGCGCGGCCTCCGCCTACGTCTCCGCGCCCAACCGCCCCACCCAGGGCGCGATCCCGGCGGAGGCCGACGACACCGTGGTGGCGGTCTTCAGTTCCGCCGTCCGCAAGGGCCGCTGGCGGGCGGGCCGGCGCATCCACGCGTACTCGGTCTTCGGAAACGTCGAGATCGACCTGAGCGAGGCGATCTTCGAGTACCAGCAGGTCGTGATCAAGGCGATCTCGGTGTTCGGCAACGTCGAGATCTCCGTGCCGGAGAACGTCTCGCTGCGCGGGAGCGGCGGCGGGGTGCTCGGCAACTTCGAGGTGGACACGCTGGACTCGGGCGACCCCGACGCGCCCGTGGTCTACGTCGACGGCCTCGCCGTCCTGGGGAACGTCGAGGCGAGGCCCAAGCGCGGCAAGCTCATCGCGGACATCCTCGACCGGGTCACGAGCCGGGTGAACGAGCGGGTGGCGGACCGGCTGGACCGGAGTTTGCGCAAGCACCTCGACCGTTGA
- a CDS encoding WhiB family transcriptional regulator has product MLQPPHQSLQVAAVPAQRAPVRDRDQEAPWHTEAVCRRDEAGLFFAPSKEPTASRLSREEAAKRVCARCPVMVECREHALLQPEPYGVWGGLTAAERRVVLARRRRRDLELKKATRGTIAAAG; this is encoded by the coding sequence GTGCTGCAACCGCCGCATCAGTCCCTGCAGGTAGCTGCCGTTCCGGCCCAGCGGGCGCCCGTGCGGGACAGGGATCAGGAAGCGCCATGGCACACGGAGGCGGTGTGCAGGCGCGACGAAGCCGGCCTGTTCTTCGCCCCCTCCAAGGAGCCGACCGCTTCACGGCTCTCCCGCGAGGAGGCGGCCAAGCGCGTCTGCGCCCGCTGTCCGGTCATGGTCGAGTGCCGCGAACACGCGCTGCTGCAACCCGAGCCGTACGGCGTCTGGGGCGGCCTGACCGCCGCCGAGCGCCGTGTCGTGCTCGCCCGGCGCCGCCGTCGCGACCTGGAACTCAAGAAGGCCACCCGCGGCACGATAGCCGCGGCCGGCTGA
- the glpX gene encoding class II fructose-bisphosphatase: MTEHHLPSELEVPSEAPDRNLALELVRVTEAAAMAAGRWVGRGDKNGADGAAVRAMRTLVSTVSMNGVVVIGEGEKDEAPMLFNGERVGDGTGPECDIAVDPIDGTTLTAKGMTNAIAVLAAADRGTMFDPSAVFYMDKLVTGPEAADFVDINASVAVNIRRVAKAKRVTPEDVTVVILDRPRHDGIIKEIRETGARIKLISDGDVAGSILALREGTGIDLLLGIGGTPEGIISACAVKCLGGTIQGKLWPKDDEERQRAIDAGHDLDRVLTTNDLVSGENVFFVATGITDGELLRGVRYRSETATTESIVMRSKSGTVRQIRSEHRLSKLRAYSAIDFDRAK; the protein is encoded by the coding sequence ATGACCGAGCATCATCTGCCCTCCGAACTCGAAGTCCCGTCGGAAGCCCCCGACCGCAACCTCGCCCTCGAACTCGTCCGCGTCACCGAGGCCGCCGCCATGGCCGCGGGCCGCTGGGTCGGCCGCGGCGACAAGAACGGTGCCGACGGTGCCGCCGTCCGGGCCATGCGCACCCTCGTCTCCACCGTCTCGATGAACGGCGTCGTCGTCATCGGCGAGGGGGAGAAGGACGAGGCCCCGATGCTCTTCAACGGGGAGCGCGTGGGCGACGGGACCGGTCCCGAGTGCGACATCGCCGTCGACCCGATCGACGGGACCACGCTCACCGCCAAGGGCATGACGAACGCGATCGCCGTGCTCGCCGCCGCGGACCGCGGCACCATGTTCGACCCGTCCGCGGTCTTCTACATGGACAAGCTGGTCACCGGCCCGGAGGCGGCCGACTTCGTCGACATCAACGCGTCCGTGGCGGTGAACATCCGCCGGGTCGCCAAGGCCAAGCGGGTCACGCCCGAGGACGTCACGGTCGTCATCCTCGACCGGCCGCGCCACGACGGGATCATCAAGGAGATCCGGGAGACCGGCGCGCGCATCAAACTGATCTCCGACGGCGACGTCGCGGGCTCCATCCTCGCGCTGCGCGAGGGCACCGGCATCGACCTGCTGCTCGGCATCGGCGGCACACCCGAGGGCATCATCTCGGCCTGTGCCGTCAAGTGCCTCGGCGGCACCATCCAGGGCAAGCTGTGGCCGAAGGACGACGAGGAGCGGCAGCGGGCCATAGACGCCGGGCACGACCTCGACCGCGTCCTGACCACGAACGACCTGGTCTCCGGCGAGAACGTCTTCTTCGTCGCGACCGGCATCACCGACGGCGAGCTCCTGCGCGGGGTGCGCTACCGCTCCGAGACCGCGACGACCGAGTCGATCGTGATGCGGTCCAAGTCGGGCACGGTCCGCCAGATCCGGTCGGAGCACCGGCTGAGCAAGCTGCGTGCGTACAGCGCGATCGACTTCGACCGCGCCAAGTAG
- a CDS encoding DUF4245 domain-containing protein translates to MAGTKGKQSVRDMILSLGLIGLMAGVIYIFIPHDDSEPDLKRVDYKVELLTARRAASYPVAAPEGLPSAWKATSVRYDGSEFDAWHLGFQAPDGQYVAVEQSTQRPAVFIDTASQGARQTKGTQRIGDRTWQRYEGDHYDALVLQDKGATTVVTGTGSFGTLVKMAEALKTS, encoded by the coding sequence GTGGCAGGTACGAAAGGCAAGCAGTCGGTCCGGGACATGATTCTTTCCCTGGGCCTCATCGGGCTCATGGCGGGTGTCATCTACATCTTCATTCCGCATGACGACTCCGAGCCGGATCTCAAGCGTGTCGACTACAAGGTCGAGCTGCTGACGGCTCGCCGCGCGGCGAGCTATCCCGTGGCGGCGCCCGAAGGGCTGCCCTCGGCGTGGAAGGCGACCTCGGTGCGCTACGACGGCAGTGAGTTCGACGCCTGGCATCTGGGCTTCCAGGCCCCCGACGGTCAGTACGTGGCGGTCGAGCAGTCCACTCAGCGGCCGGCCGTGTTCATCGACACGGCGAGCCAGGGCGCCCGGCAGACGAAGGGCACCCAGCGCATCGGCGACCGGACCTGGCAGCGCTACGAGGGCGACCACTACGACGCCCTCGTCCTCCAGGACAAGGGCGCCACGACGGTGGTGACCGGCACCGGGTCGTTCGGCACGCTGGTGAAGATGGCGGAGGCCCTGAAGACCTCGTAG
- a CDS encoding malonic semialdehyde reductase: MSLVLDPTAQDLLFREARTANTFTDEPVTDEQVQAIYDLVKYGPTAFNQSPLRITLVRSPEARERLVQHLAEGNRAKTAAAPLVAILSADNEFHEELPALLPHFPAAKDLFFSERPVRESAAGMNAALQAAYFIIGVRAAGLAAGPMTGADLAGVQKEFLDDDHTPLMIVNIGKPGEDAWFPRGPRLDADQVITTV; encoded by the coding sequence ATGTCTCTCGTCCTTGACCCCACCGCTCAGGACCTGCTGTTCCGCGAAGCTCGCACGGCGAACACGTTCACCGACGAGCCGGTGACCGACGAGCAGGTGCAGGCGATCTACGACCTGGTCAAGTACGGCCCGACCGCCTTCAACCAGTCGCCGCTGCGCATCACCCTGGTCCGCTCCCCCGAGGCCCGTGAGCGCCTGGTGCAGCACCTCGCCGAGGGCAACCGGGCGAAGACCGCCGCCGCCCCGCTGGTCGCGATCCTCTCCGCGGACAACGAGTTCCACGAGGAACTGCCGGCGCTCCTCCCCCACTTCCCCGCCGCCAAGGACCTCTTCTTCTCCGAGCGCCCGGTCCGTGAGAGCGCCGCGGGGATGAACGCCGCCCTCCAGGCCGCGTACTTCATCATCGGCGTCCGTGCCGCCGGCCTCGCCGCGGGCCCGATGACCGGCGCCGACCTCGCCGGTGTCCAGAAGGAGTTCCTGGACGACGACCACACCCCGCTGATGATCGTGAACATCGGCAAGCCGGGCGAGGACGCCTGGTTCCCGCGCGGCCCGCGCCTGGACGCGGACCAGGTCATCACGACCGTCTGA
- a CDS encoding exodeoxyribonuclease VII small subunit, translating to MTSKVDEALGYEQARDELIEVVRRLEAGGTTLEESLALWERGEELAKVCRRWLEGARARLDAALAEESQEQEKDAGSGSE from the coding sequence ATGACCAGCAAGGTGGACGAGGCGCTCGGGTACGAGCAGGCACGGGACGAGCTGATCGAGGTGGTACGCCGCCTGGAGGCGGGCGGTACGACCCTGGAGGAGTCCCTGGCGCTCTGGGAGCGCGGCGAGGAGCTGGCCAAGGTGTGCCGACGCTGGCTGGAGGGCGCTCGGGCCCGTCTGGACGCCGCCTTGGCCGAGGAGTCCCAGGAACAGGAGAAGGACGCCGGCTCCGGATCCGAGTGA
- the xseA gene encoding exodeoxyribonuclease VII large subunit — MALNTSADAPLPVGEVSRLIGGWIDRLGAVWVEGQITQLSRRPGAGVVFLTLRDPSHDISVSVTCYRQVFDAVADVVTEGARVVVHAKPEWYAPRGQLSLRAAEIKPVGVGELLARLEQLKKSLAAEGLFAADRKKALPFLPQLIGLVCGRASAAERDVLENARRRWPAVRFEVRNVAVQGVHAVPQVVQAVKELDALDEVDVIVVARGGGSVEDLLPFSDEQLVRAVAACRTPVVSAIGHEPDSPLLDLVADLRASTPTDAAKKVVPDVGEEYERVRFLRDRARRCVGSFIDREERGLAHTLARPSMEDPHRMVDERADQVSALLDRGRRTVGHLLDRADSELTHTHARVVALSPAATLQRGYAVLQRADGHVVRDPAEVAADETLRARVAEGEFTVRVDA; from the coding sequence ATGGCTCTCAACACGTCCGCGGACGCTCCGCTGCCCGTCGGAGAGGTGTCACGGCTCATCGGGGGATGGATCGACCGGCTCGGCGCGGTGTGGGTCGAGGGGCAGATCACCCAGTTGTCGCGGCGCCCCGGCGCGGGCGTCGTCTTCCTGACACTGCGCGATCCGTCGCACGACATCTCGGTGAGCGTGACCTGCTACCGCCAGGTCTTCGACGCGGTCGCCGACGTCGTGACCGAGGGCGCCCGGGTGGTCGTCCACGCCAAACCGGAGTGGTACGCGCCGCGCGGGCAGCTCTCCCTGCGGGCCGCCGAGATCAAGCCGGTGGGCGTGGGGGAACTCCTCGCCCGCCTCGAACAGCTGAAGAAGTCGCTGGCGGCCGAGGGGCTCTTCGCCGCCGATCGCAAGAAGGCGCTGCCGTTCCTGCCGCAGCTCATCGGGCTGGTGTGCGGGCGCGCGTCGGCGGCCGAGCGGGACGTGCTGGAGAACGCGCGGCGCCGCTGGCCCGCCGTCCGCTTCGAGGTCCGCAATGTCGCCGTGCAGGGCGTCCACGCCGTACCGCAGGTCGTACAGGCGGTGAAGGAGCTGGACGCGCTCGACGAGGTCGACGTGATCGTCGTGGCACGGGGCGGCGGCAGCGTGGAGGACCTGCTGCCGTTCTCCGACGAGCAGCTGGTCCGCGCGGTCGCGGCCTGCCGCACCCCGGTCGTGTCGGCGATCGGGCACGAGCCGGACAGCCCGCTGCTCGACCTCGTGGCCGACCTGCGGGCCTCCACGCCGACCGACGCGGCCAAGAAGGTCGTGCCGGACGTCGGGGAGGAGTACGAGCGGGTGCGGTTCCTGCGGGACCGGGCGCGGCGCTGCGTGGGGTCGTTCATCGACCGCGAGGAGCGCGGCCTCGCGCACACGCTGGCCCGGCCCTCGATGGAGGATCCGCACCGGATGGTCGACGAGCGGGCGGACCAGGTCTCCGCCCTGCTCGACCGGGGCCGGCGCACCGTCGGGCATCTGCTGGACCGCGCGGACTCGGAGCTGACGCACACCCACGCGCGCGTGGTGGCCCTCTCCCCCGCGGCGACCCTCCAGCGCGGGTACGCGGTGCTGCAACGGGCGGACGGTCATGTGGTCCGGGACCCGGCCGAGGTGGCGGCGGACGAGACGCTGCGGGCGCGGGTCGCCGAGGGTGAATTCACGGTTCGAGTCGATGCATAG